One genomic region from Vibrio sp. STUT-A11 encodes:
- a CDS encoding phytanoyl-CoA dioxygenase family protein, which yields MKNKYGFGDNAPGNNSVSNINSAQLKDIQKTLPLKKLTQEQFEFWQHNGYLVIPQIISPEAVKRSQDFLWEFQEMDPTDSQTWYQAQRRDHAMVELNNSGMVECYNNQVLWDNRQNPDVYNAFVDIWDQENLWVTIDRANLNPPNKSGREFSGFIHWDADTSLDPLPVNVQGVLALSDTSEETGGFQCVPELYRQLEEWRKTQPNDRDPYVPDLTGFDVDFISMKAGDLLIFNSLLPHGIRPNQSNQVRMAQYISMVPAEEDNQAIRDWRVNSWRERTPPQGFAFPGDPRDWEQTKYPQATLTTLGQKLLGLTNWKESQTA from the coding sequence ATGAAAAACAAATACGGATTCGGAGACAACGCGCCTGGCAATAATAGTGTCTCCAACATCAATTCAGCACAGTTGAAAGACATACAAAAAACACTGCCTTTGAAGAAGCTAACACAAGAACAGTTCGAGTTTTGGCAGCACAATGGTTACCTGGTCATCCCGCAAATTATCTCGCCCGAGGCGGTAAAGCGTTCACAAGATTTTTTATGGGAGTTTCAGGAAATGGACCCGACTGACTCACAAACTTGGTATCAGGCACAGCGCCGTGATCACGCCATGGTGGAGCTCAACAACTCAGGGATGGTTGAATGTTATAACAACCAAGTTCTGTGGGATAACCGTCAAAACCCAGATGTTTACAATGCGTTTGTCGATATCTGGGATCAGGAAAACTTATGGGTCACCATTGACCGAGCGAACTTAAACCCGCCAAACAAATCAGGACGCGAGTTTAGTGGTTTTATTCATTGGGACGCCGACACCTCACTCGATCCGCTTCCAGTTAATGTACAAGGCGTGCTAGCGCTATCAGATACCAGTGAAGAGACTGGTGGTTTCCAATGTGTTCCCGAGCTCTACCGTCAACTTGAGGAGTGGCGTAAAACACAGCCGAATGATCGAGACCCTTATGTACCGGATCTCACCGGGTTTGATGTGGATTTTATTTCAATGAAAGCGGGGGACTTACTGATATTTAACAGCTTGCTTCCACACGGTATCCGTCCTAATCAATCGAACCAGGTGCGTATGGCACAATACATCTCAATGGTTCCGGCGGAAGAAGACAACCAGGCGATCAGAGATTGGCGAGTAAACTCTTGGCGTGAGAGAACACCACCGCAAGGTTTTGCTTTCCCGGGTGACCCACGTGACTGGGAGCAAACAAAGTACCCGCAGGCGACGCTTACAACCTTGGGTCAGAAACTATTGGGTTTGACCAATTGGAAAGAATCTCAAACGGCATAA
- a CDS encoding AraC family transcriptional regulator — protein MKAQYEKVKYNQDNSWQLLIRRLDAIPFEWHFHPEYELTLTLNSTGERYIGDTVLEYGDFDLILLGPNIPHSWHSRASMNATQEQKVYVLWFDTEWISEVTRLFPECRAFAPLLQDAHRGVNFSKEVAQKLLPLFEALDEASPMHRLTSILNILDGLSSTQDYQCISVHQMLDRQDSDKRQQRLLSQLLEAIHENYTQTLTITELASLVGMSESTLGRFFKKMMGHSVNNYITQVRLGKGCSLLVQTDKPVSLIAELSGFDNLSNFNRLFLKYKQLTPKAFRDKFRKTP, from the coding sequence ATGAAAGCCCAGTATGAAAAAGTTAAATACAACCAGGACAACTCCTGGCAACTACTTATTCGTCGATTGGATGCGATTCCATTTGAATGGCACTTTCACCCTGAATATGAGCTGACGCTGACACTTAACAGTACTGGCGAACGCTATATTGGCGATACCGTTTTAGAGTACGGGGATTTCGATTTAATACTGCTTGGGCCCAATATTCCGCATTCTTGGCATTCTCGCGCAAGTATGAACGCCACACAGGAACAGAAAGTCTATGTATTGTGGTTCGACACCGAGTGGATCAGTGAGGTGACACGGTTATTTCCAGAATGCCGGGCTTTTGCCCCTTTACTGCAAGATGCTCATCGCGGCGTGAACTTCTCGAAGGAGGTTGCTCAGAAATTACTGCCCTTGTTTGAAGCATTGGATGAGGCAAGCCCCATGCACAGACTTACAAGCATACTGAATATTCTCGATGGGTTGAGCAGTACACAAGATTATCAGTGTATTTCTGTTCACCAAATGCTGGACAGGCAGGACTCTGATAAACGGCAGCAACGTTTATTAAGTCAGCTTCTCGAAGCGATACATGAAAATTATACTCAAACATTAACCATCACAGAGTTGGCCTCGTTGGTCGGTATGAGTGAGAGCACACTAGGTCGTTTTTTCAAGAAAATGATGGGGCACAGCGTAAATAACTACATTACGCAAGTGAGACTGGGTAAAGGCTGCTCGTTATTAGTTCAAACCGACAAACCTGTCTCGCTCATCGCAGAGCTCTCTGGTTTCGATAACCTTTCTAACTTCAACCGGTTGTTCTTAAAGTACAAACAATTGACGCCGAAAGCTTTTCGCGACAAGTTCAGAAAAACACCGTAA
- the mnhG gene encoding monovalent cation/H(+) antiporter subunit G, producing the protein MELVIGILLCIGTLFFLIASLGVIRMPDLYTRMHAATKAGTVGVASLLLSVAIAIPDATVISRSLGTMLFIFLTAPVGAHLLGKAMRKSGYRMWRNPKINK; encoded by the coding sequence ATGGAATTGGTCATTGGTATATTGTTGTGCATTGGCACCTTATTTTTTCTGATCGCCAGTTTGGGAGTGATTCGAATGCCAGATCTCTACACCCGCATGCACGCGGCAACAAAAGCGGGCACGGTTGGTGTGGCATCATTGCTTCTGTCTGTCGCTATAGCCATTCCTGATGCCACGGTGATTTCTCGATCTTTGGGGACGATGTTGTTTATTTTCCTCACTGCACCTGTGGGTGCGCACTTATTAGGCAAAGCTATGAGGAAAAGTGGTTATCGAATGTGGCGCAACCCAAAAATAAACAAGTAA
- a CDS encoding cation:proton antiporter has protein sequence MDNWLQFSIYFAYSGLLLSVVMAMVRLVLGPTLADRVVSLDLISFVTIGFIAVYTLDSGQETLLDIAITLGLVAFLGTIAFARMIAKRKGGE, from the coding sequence GTGGATAACTGGCTGCAGTTTAGTATTTACTTTGCTTACAGTGGGTTGTTGCTCAGTGTTGTGATGGCAATGGTACGCTTGGTGTTAGGGCCGACCTTGGCGGACAGGGTCGTCTCACTTGATCTTATCTCGTTTGTCACGATTGGGTTCATTGCTGTTTATACCCTGGATAGTGGTCAAGAGACGTTGTTAGATATTGCTATCACACTTGGTTTAGTGGCGTTTCTCGGCACAATCGCGTTTGCTCGAATGATAGCGAAGAGGAAAGGAGGGGAGTAA
- a CDS encoding Na+/H+ antiporter subunit E, whose amino-acid sequence MIYFFLNLFLALAWMLLNGTYTSLNFIFGFIAGFFVLRLTQPFGTKSRYFQVFVSLVKLVSYFCFELIMSAAQVMWDVLTPTHLSEPDIIYVPLDAKSDIEITLLANMVSLTPGTLSLDVTPDKKHLIVHAMFAPEHDKVIQDIKSGLESRILEVTRG is encoded by the coding sequence ATGATCTACTTTTTTCTCAATCTCTTTCTCGCATTGGCATGGATGCTTTTAAACGGCACCTATACCAGCCTCAACTTTATATTTGGCTTTATTGCCGGATTTTTTGTATTAAGGCTAACTCAGCCATTCGGTACGAAAAGCCGTTACTTTCAAGTTTTCGTCTCACTTGTAAAGTTGGTGAGCTATTTCTGTTTTGAGTTGATCATGTCTGCCGCTCAAGTGATGTGGGACGTGTTAACGCCAACCCATTTAAGTGAACCAGATATCATTTACGTACCACTTGATGCTAAATCAGATATAGAAATCACACTACTTGCTAATATGGTTTCGTTAACGCCAGGTACGTTAAGTTTAGATGTCACACCTGACAAAAAGCATCTGATCGTGCATGCTATGTTTGCGCCAGAACACGACAAAGTGATTCAAGACATCAAAAGTGGATTAGAGAGCCGGATATTGGAGGTGACGCGTGGATAA
- a CDS encoding proton-conducting transporter membrane subunit has translation MTTIWLTLPIVTSLLTAVVVFITKRKLCLAERISGASALLTLCVAAFLTSDVIQGGPVAVAFGQWLAPFGVVFVADLLTIAMVLVTAVIGLICVVYAAGDLRNKPSYAMYHALIHVLLAGVYGAFLTGDIFNLYVWFEVMLIASFGLMVLDANKSQIDGAVKYVILNLISTLFFLLAIGLLYGVTGTLNLADLHAKAALIPSDTKTLLAGLFLFAFSIKAALFPLFVWLPASYHTLPSGVVALFAALLTKVGVYTLIRVFTLVFPLADSGWQSTLMWIAGLTMLTGVLGAASHYDIKKILSFHIISQIGYMIMGLAIYTPLAMAGAIFYIVHHILVKANLFLIGGFVERKYGTSQLKQLGGVYKAMPWLALLFFITAFSLAGFPPLSGFWGKFLVIKASLQTEGYWLAGTALLVGLLTVFSMSKIWNAVFWNKQTSEVDVQMMTKSTTYLYCIPIVTLTAMSLVIGLVAEPFYQFAMQAAVQLLEPTEYIQAVLRGGQ, from the coding sequence CCGCTTTTCTTACCAGTGATGTGATACAGGGTGGGCCAGTTGCGGTGGCTTTTGGTCAATGGCTCGCACCTTTCGGTGTTGTGTTTGTTGCAGATTTACTTACGATAGCCATGGTTCTGGTAACGGCGGTGATTGGCTTAATCTGTGTCGTTTATGCGGCTGGGGATCTCCGCAACAAACCATCATACGCGATGTATCACGCGTTGATACATGTCTTGCTAGCGGGCGTTTACGGGGCATTTTTAACTGGTGATATCTTCAATCTCTATGTCTGGTTTGAAGTGATGCTGATTGCCTCCTTTGGTCTGATGGTTTTGGATGCCAATAAGTCTCAGATTGATGGCGCAGTGAAATACGTGATACTCAACCTGATCTCGACGTTGTTTTTCCTGCTAGCGATAGGCCTGTTGTACGGTGTAACCGGGACGCTAAACCTGGCGGACCTTCACGCCAAAGCGGCTTTGATACCATCTGACACGAAAACCTTGCTCGCTGGTCTATTCTTATTCGCTTTTTCTATAAAAGCAGCACTGTTTCCCTTGTTTGTTTGGCTTCCAGCCTCTTACCACACCTTACCGAGCGGTGTGGTTGCACTGTTTGCTGCTCTGCTGACTAAAGTCGGGGTATACACATTAATACGTGTGTTTACGCTGGTTTTTCCGTTGGCAGATAGTGGTTGGCAATCGACGTTGATGTGGATTGCAGGTTTGACGATGCTGACGGGCGTATTAGGTGCGGCGAGTCATTACGACATTAAAAAAATCCTGTCATTTCATATCATCAGCCAGATTGGCTACATGATCATGGGACTGGCCATCTATACGCCATTGGCGATGGCTGGGGCTATCTTCTATATCGTTCATCATATTTTGGTGAAGGCGAACCTGTTCCTAATAGGAGGCTTCGTCGAGCGTAAATACGGCACCAGTCAGCTTAAGCAGTTGGGGGGAGTATATAAAGCAATGCCTTGGTTGGCCTTGTTATTTTTTATTACAGCATTCTCTTTAGCTGGATTTCCGCCACTATCCGGCTTTTGGGGCAAGTTCTTAGTGATTAAAGCAAGTTTACAAACAGAGGGCTATTGGCTTGCAGGGACCGCTTTACTGGTGGGATTACTAACGGTTTTTTCCATGAGCAAAATCTGGAATGCCGTGTTTTGGAACAAGCAGACAAGTGAGGTTGACGTTCAAATGATGACCAAGTCGACCACGTACTTATATTGCATTCCTATTGTCACCTTGACGGCGATGAGTTTGGTCATCGGCCTGGTTGCAGAGCCATTTTATCAATTTGCTATGCAGGCTGCGGTTCAGCTGTTAGAGCCCACTGAGTATATTCAGGCCGTATTGAGAGGTGGACAATGA